The Candidatus Poribacteria bacterium nucleotide sequence CGCCATTTGATGCCGTTAGGGTCATCTTGCAATCAGGTGCGCTGTAGTTGAATTGAACGTTCAACGTCAACGACTTCAATGCCTCTTTCGCTTCCGGTAGCGTGGCGATTTCTTCAAACAGTTTATTGATGTAACTGTAGAGTTGATCAGGTGTTTCAAAGATAGCCATAGTTTGCGGTATAGCATACTGTGTAATACTTATGAAGTCAAGTAACTTTTTAGGAAAATTTTGGTGATATAAAATGAAAAGATTAAGTCCTTTAGAACGTATCTCCGAGGCATTAGGCGGTGAGCAGAACTTGAGGCAGTTCCGCGATGTCTTCGGCATACCGAGTTTCTGTTATAAGTCTCCGATAGGATGGATCGACATCATCGCTGAGGAAAACTGTATTTTGCGTACTTCCTTTAGTGAGGTAGCCCCTTCGTCTGAACCTACTTTCCCGCCAACTCTCCCTGTCCTCAATCGAACGATTAAGTTGTTAGATCTTTATTTTGCTGGAGGACCCGTTGATTTCGCCGAGTTATCGGTCCAATTAACATACGCTACAGACTTCCAGCAACAAGTTTGGAACGCCATTCAGCAGATTCCTTATGGAGAAGTCCAGACGTATCAATGGATCGCTGACCGGATCGGGAGTCCGAAATCAGCGCGTGCCGTTGGAAACGCAACCGGCGCGAATCCGGTCTCTATTCTCATTCCGTGTCATCGTGTTATTAGGAGCAATGGCGCGTTGGGAGGCTACGGGGGTGGTCTAGAACGCAAACGCCAGTTATTGGCACTTGAAGGTCATCCTATCGAGCAATTAGATGAGTTATAAAAACGCGCGAGTTCTTAATATGATACGCAACTTGTAACCCGCAACAACAGGGTAGATTTTTAATTGATGGTAGATCTTAGAATTAATGAGGCGTGCTGAGTTGACGAGGAAGCGAGTCCAATTCGCTTCCACAAGTTCGCGTAAGACACAACCGGTAGTCCGTAATGAAATTATGCCTTAAATGGCATAATTTGTCTTTGCTTTATATTTGGAGGGCGGATTTATGGAAGGCGCGTGAAAGGTTCAAATTCACGTCATTCCTCCGCAAGATATAATTAAAAAATGACATCTGAAAAAAAATTAGGTAAAGCCACCCAAGCCATCCATGCGGGCGAGGCACGAGCAGCCTCCACCGAGAAAACCGGAGTCCCTCTGATACCGCCTATCTATCAGAACAGCACTTTCCGTTTCGCTACGGCTGCCGAGTGTGCTGAAGCGGTCCGAGATGAGGAGAGCGGCTATATCTACACGCGCTGGGGGAACCCGACACAGGAGGTATTAGAGCAAAAACTCGCTGTCCTTGAAGCCGGTGAAGCTGCACTCGCGACTGCGTCGGGGATGGGGGCAGTCAGCACAGCGTTACTTACTGCTTTGGCAGATGGTGGACATGTCGTCGCGATGGAGAACCTCTATTCCGCTACGTTCCAAATCCTCAATGAGGAGTTCCCACGATTCGGGATTGAGACGACGTTTGTTGACGCTACAGATCCTGCGCAAATTAAACACGCTATCCGAGCGGATACCAAAGTCATTTATCTTGAAAGTCCAACGAATCCACTCCTAAAGCTCGTTGACTTACGAGCGTCTGCCGAGATTGCAAAAGCACACGGTGTCACCTCAATCATTGACAACACCTTCGCTACGCCATGCGGTCAGCAACCGATTACCTTTGGTATTGATGTCGTCGTTCACAGCATGACGAAGTACATGAGTGGTTCTGGTGCTGTTATCGCGGGTGCGATTATTGGACAAAAGGAATTCGTGGTGCGTGCCAAGGAAGGGGCACTCCGCAACTTCGGAGCAGTGATCAGTCCGTTTAACGCGTGGTTAACGCTGCACGGACTCACGACGCTACCACTGCGGTTTGCACGACACAGTGAAAACGCTACACGTGTTGCAGCGTTTCTTGAGGCGCATCCGGCAGTCGCATGGGCACGCCACCCCGGTTTACCGAGTCACCCGCAACATGAACTCGCTAAATGCCAGATGGATGCGTTTGGGGGGATGATAACGTTGGAGTTGAAAGGTGGACGCGCCGCGGGTGAACATTTCGTCGATCACCTCCAACTCTGTTCGTTGGCAGTCAGTTTGGGGGACGTGCGCACCCTCATCTGCCATTCTGCGTCAACAACGCATTCAGAGGTTCCCGCAGAGATCCGTCGGCGGACCGGCATTACGGACGGCTTAGTCAGGATTTCCATCGGTCTGGAAGATGCCGAAGATATTATCGCCGACCTCGGACAGGCGTTAGAGTCCTGCACTCCTTAAATTTTGGATGTAATTCTCATTGATGTTATTCGATGGATGGGTTGCCTCTTTATGCGGTTCCGGGAATTCTGTGATCAACTTCTGGTATGCGTCTACTGCTGAATCTGTATCGCTACCGTCTTCATGGATTTTGCCTACCCAGTATTGTGCCTGCCGCCGGTTATCGTAATCGTAAGTGCTATTGTCGGCGACCTTCTGGTACGCGTCAATGGCACTCGCCATGTCGTTGTTGGCGTAGGCAATTTGCCCTATATAAATCTGTGAGTTGGCAGCATTTTCATTGCGCGGATACAGGTCAATGGCTTCCTCAAGTCGAGCGATGGCTTCGTCATATTTGCCAAGTCGCTCATACGCCCATCCCATATAAAAGTACGCATCTTGACCCACCTTGGCCTCTGGATAGAGATCGATGACTTTCTGATAGCCGCCAATCGCTTCCTGGTATTTTCCTTCCGCAAGATAAGTTTGAGGGATGCCGAAACTCGCAAGCGGCGCAAGGTCCGGATCTCCGGAATCAACGACATTTGTAAATTCGACTCGCGCGCTTTCATAGTCCTGCTTCTTAATGTAAATTTCGCCGGTAACGTATAGAATCTGGTAGAGCAGTGGGCTGTCGCTGAACGGCTCTCTGAGCGCATCAAACTGAGCAAGTGCGAGATTCAATTCACCCTTTCCATAATAGCACATCGCTTTATTAAACTCCGCCTGATCTGAGAGTTCGCTGCCCGGGTATATTGCAGTTAATTGGTTATAAAGCGCGAGCGCACGGTCATAGTAAGCATCCACGGATTCAAGCGTGCCCGTCTTTTTTAACTGCTCCGCGATCTGATAAGAGGCGAAAGCGATGGCGTACATCGAATCGTCTGCCCATTCGCTATCTGGATAATTGTTGATAAGTCGGCGAAAGAGTGCAAAAGCCTCTTCATCAGTGCGTGGAATCCGTGAAGCGAGTTGATAGATGGCGTCGTCTGCCCAGAGACTGTCAGGATATTTGTCAAAGACTTCACGGTATGCAGCTCGAGCTTTGCGTAAACGGCTTTTGTCGGGTTCGTCAAGTGTTATTGGCGGATTGTCGATTGCTTGTGCTGCAGTCCATGATTTATCGGCGTTGTTGTAGTAGTTTTCGTAACTTGTGTCGGTACCCGTGATGCGCCCGAGCCAAAACCCGACGACGAGCGCGAGCACAACACAGATTTCTGCGATTATAAACTTCTTCATCTTTTTTCTCCTTGGCAAGTATTGGTTCAAACTATACTAACAAGGTTCCCGAAATATGTCAAGTGTAGTTTATCGTAGAATCCACCTTTACTTTAGCAAATTTTGTGCCGATCTGACTATATCAACGGATGTGATACTTAGCCAATTATTGAGGATGTCCTGCACGAAATAGGACATACGCTATGTTCAGTTGCACGAAATGGGGCAAATTGACACAGCCTTTAATTTACTTGACAACATGAGAGCGGTTTGATAGAATGTATAAAAGTATAACAATCGCTTTTCTTTTTCAGAGGAAAGCATAAAAACGCCAGTTTGAAAATAAATCTGTAGGTGTTTTTGCTTGGGTGTTTCCCAGGTAGAGCGGTAAATACACACCAAAGGTTTCCTGAGTAAGGGGACGAATATGCCACTTTTCAAGGAAACCCTTTCTGCCTAAGTACCGGTAGCGAAACCCGACATTCCACTTTTATCAGAATTGTTAGCAATTATAAAAGACGTTAATCAATTGAGATGTATTATTAAACGATCCCTATAGTCGGGGTCACATTGAAAAGAGAGGATTTCTGTGCGTAAATTATTGTTTCGCGTTTCTGCATTGGTTTTAACGATTGCGTTGGTAGTTCCATTGCTCGCCGAAGGTGAAGAAGGTATTCTGGACAGAGTTAAAAACAGAGGTCGACTGATATGTGGCGTGAATAAGGAATTGCCCGGTTTCGGTTTTCTTGGTCAAAATGGTGAATGGAAGGGGTTTGACGTAGATTATGGTCGGGCGATTGCTGCTGCCGTTCTGGGGGACCCGAATAAGGTTGAGTTCCGTCCCTTAAAGGCTGCTGAGCGTTTCCCCGCTCTCCAGACGGGCGAAATAGATGTTCTTATCCGCAACACCACGTGGACACTGACTCGCGACACGGATCTCGGTGCTGATTTCTGTCCACCGACCTTTTATGACGGCCAAGGTTTCATGCTCCGTAAGGAGCTCGGGATAACATCACTTAAGGAGCTGGCGGGTGCGACTGTCGGTGTCACTTCTGGCAGTACGACCGAATTAAACCTCGCCGATACGACACGTGCCTTAGGCATCGAAGTTGAGTCTATCGTTTTTGAGGAAACTGAAACGCTTTATCAAAGTTACGATCAGGGACGTTGCGATGTCGTAACAAGCGACAAATCCCAATTAATCTCCCGTCGTCAATCCCTGAAAAACCCGGATGACCATATTATTCTTGACGTAACCATTTCGAAAGAACCGTTGGGTCCCGTTACCGTTCATGGAGATAACGAGTGGAATGATGTCGTGAGTTGGGTCGTTTATGCCACGTTCTCCGCCGAGGAGCACGGCATTACGCAAGCCAACGTCAACACCTTTAAACCAGAGAATACAGAGAATCCCGAAATCAAGCGGTTCTTGGGTTTAGGTGAAGGTGGGGGTATGGGTGAAAAACTCGGACTGTCGAAAGATTGGGCGCGCCACGTCATCGCTGCTGTTGGCAACTATGGCGAGATTTTTGACCGTAATCTGACACCACTGGGCCTGCCACGTGGCGTCAATAAACCTTGGACGCAAGGCGGTTTACTCTATGCAATGCCGTTCCGTTAAAGATGGAAAATAATTCACCGAAAGTTGTATCGGGAAAAATCCCCTTCTGGCGAGATATCCGAGTGTTGCGGATCCTGTTTCAGGTTATTTTCCTGCTCGGTGTGATTTTGTTGTTAGTCATTCTTTACACGAACATGTTAAAGGGGCTGCGTGGGCTTGGACTAACACTGAACCTCGATTTTCTTCAGGACGAAGCCGGGTTTGACATTTCGGAGGGGATTCCCTATGAACCTTCGGATGTGTATCTCAAAGCGTTCTGGGTTGGGATCCTGAATACCCTGAAAGTCAGCTGCATCGGGATCGTCTGCGCGACGCTGCTGGGACTCCTTTTCGGCATCGCTCGACTGTCGAGTAACTGGTTAATCCGAACGATAGCGACCGCTTATGTTGAATGTTTCCGGAACGTTCCGCTCCTGCTTCAGATTCTGTTTTGGTACACTGCTGTCGTCGGTCAACTCCCCAGAGTTAGGGAGAGTATAGCCCTGTTCGGAGGTGTGTTCATTAACAACCGAGGGATATACTTACCGTCGCCTGAGCCGACCTCAGGTCTGAAAATTTGGCTCGGTTTTCTTGGCGCGGGTTTACTCTTGGCAGCGGTTCTCTATGTTGTGCGGTGGCGGAAACTCCAACGGTTGGATCGTCCCGGTTTTCGTGCCAAGTGGGCACTACCTGCCTTCCTTATTGTGGCACTTTGTGGATGGTTTCTCACCCCAGGCAGGCCGTTCACGCTGGATTTACCGGTGTTACAAGGTTTCAACTTCAGAGGCGGGATGCGCTTTTCACCAGAGTTTTCTGCCCTTTTAATCGCGCTTTCTGTCTATACAGGGGCTTTTATTGCTGAAATCGTGAGAAGCGGTATACAATCCGTCGTTAAAGGGCAACGCGAAGCAGCGAGAGCCATCGGTTTGAAGGAATCGCAGACATTACGGTTAATCGTTCTACCCCAGTCTATCCCGATCATTGTGCCACCGCTGACAAGTCAGTACTTGAACCTCACGAAAAATTCAAGTTTGGCTGTTGCAATCGGTTTCCCCGACCTGGTGAGCGTCGGAAATACGATGATGACGCAGACAGGGCAATCAATTCCCGTTTTTGCGATGATTATGGCGAGTTATCTGGTGATGAGTTTGACGACATCAGCAGCCATGAATTGGTACAACCGTTGGATTAACCGCGTTGGGCGGTGATTGAACTATCAATCACTTATAACCCATGAGAAAGGCGCATCACACAGTGGAAGAACGAGAGTTTACGCAAGAAATGAAGCCCCCAGCCCATACAAAAAGTCCCGCGCGATGGCTTAAGGACAACTTATTTAACACGTGGTACAACGTGCTTTTGAGTTGCTTGGTGCTTGTCGTCCTTTTCTTTGTTTTTAAGGTGCTTTTGACATGGGCTTTCACAGAGGCAAAGTGGGGCGTTATTCCAGCGAACCTTCAGCTCTTTAGCGTCGGGTCTTATCCACGGGAACAGATATGGCGCGTATGGAGTGTGATTTATATTTTCTGCGTGCTTGTCGGTTTGAGTGCCGGAATCTGGGGTGCCTTAACGCTCCGATTTGCCCTTGTGCTTGGAGGTATTTGGTTTATTGGTGCGCTTTCCCCCTTTGAACTCTCAACGCGAGGATGGTTTTTAGGTGCCGTCGCCACAACAGCAGTTTCTCTTTTCCTTGGACGTGGGAGAACAAATTTACGCCCTTGGATTTTAGGGGCATGGCTGCTCTCCTTTCCCTTGATAATGATAGTGTTACGCGGGTTCGGGGAGAATGCTGTTCTCACAAGCAATTGGGGTGGACTTTTATTGACCCTGATTTTAGCGGTTGTCGGTATCGTCGTCTCTTTTCCGCTGGGTGTGTTTTTAGCACTCTGCCGTCAGAGCGATCTTCCTGCTATTCGATGGATTTCAACGGCTTATATTGAGGCTGTCCGCGGTGTGCCGTTGATAACAATCCTATTCATGGGGAATATCTTGGTACCGATCTTCATGCCGGGGCTTGATATTAACCAAGTTTTACGGATGATGCTCGGAATCACCTTCTTCTCTGCCGCTTACATGGCAGAGAACGTTCGTGGCGGACTCCAAGGGATTCCGCGCGGCCAACACGAGGCTGCACAAGCGGTAGGACTTAACTACGTGCAGACAATGCTGTTTATCGTCTTACCGCAAGCACTCCGGTCGGTCATTCCAGCGATTGTTGGACAATTCATCGCCTTGTTTAAGGACACATCCTTAGTTGCTATCATCGGGCTTATTGACCTCTTAGGGGTCGCCAGAAGTGTTATCGCCAATCCAGACTGGTTCGGACTGCAAGCCGAGGTCTACCTGTTCGCTGCAATTATCTATTTCATTTTCAGTTATTCGATGTCCTACGGCAGTCAGGAAATTGAAACCGCACTCGGAGTCGGGGAGCACTAAAACTTGTAAGTTCAGCCTGTGCAAAATTTGGAATACTTAGGAGGGGATGAAATAATATGGCAGAACACGAAAACGCGCCAAATGATCCTATTATTAGTTGTGAAGATGTACATAAATGGTTTGACGATTTCCACGTCCTCAAAGGGATTACGACCTCGTTTGAAAAAGGCGAAAGGGCAGTGATATGCGGTCCCTCTGGCTCCGGAAAGTCTACATTTATCCGAACGTTAAACCGTTTGGAGGAGCATCAGCGTGGCACAATTATCGTTGATGGTGTTGAACTCAGTGATGATCTCCGCAATATCAATCTTATCCGTCAGGAAGTCGGTATGGTGTTCCAACAGTTCAACCTGTTTCCGCACCTGACGAACCTACAGAATATCACCTTAGGTCCCATCCGAGTCAGGAAAATGACGAAAAGTGAAGCCGAAGAGATCGCTTTATCGCTTTTAGAACGGGTGGATATCGCAGATCAGGCATACAAGTATCCCTCAGAAATTTCAGGGGGTCAACAGC carries:
- a CDS encoding methylated-DNA--[protein]-cysteine S-methyltransferase, producing MKRLSPLERISEALGGEQNLRQFRDVFGIPSFCYKSPIGWIDIIAEENCILRTSFSEVAPSSEPTFPPTLPVLNRTIKLLDLYFAGGPVDFAELSVQLTYATDFQQQVWNAIQQIPYGEVQTYQWIADRIGSPKSARAVGNATGANPVSILIPCHRVIRSNGALGGYGGGLERKRQLLALEGHPIEQLDEL
- a CDS encoding ABC transporter permease subunit (The N-terminal region of this protein, as described by TIGR01726, is a three transmembrane segment that identifies a subfamily of ABC transporter permease subunits, which specificities that include histidine, arginine, glutamine, glutamate, L-cystine (sic), the opines (in Agrobacterium) octopine and nopaline, etc.); the encoded protein is MENNSPKVVSGKIPFWRDIRVLRILFQVIFLLGVILLLVILYTNMLKGLRGLGLTLNLDFLQDEAGFDISEGIPYEPSDVYLKAFWVGILNTLKVSCIGIVCATLLGLLFGIARLSSNWLIRTIATAYVECFRNVPLLLQILFWYTAVVGQLPRVRESIALFGGVFINNRGIYLPSPEPTSGLKIWLGFLGAGLLLAAVLYVVRWRKLQRLDRPGFRAKWALPAFLIVALCGWFLTPGRPFTLDLPVLQGFNFRGGMRFSPEFSALLIALSVYTGAFIAEIVRSGIQSVVKGQREAARAIGLKESQTLRLIVLPQSIPIIVPPLTSQYLNLTKNSSLAVAIGFPDLVSVGNTMMTQTGQSIPVFAMIMASYLVMSLTTSAAMNWYNRWINRVGR
- a CDS encoding amino acid ABC transporter ATP-binding protein, which codes for MAEHENAPNDPIISCEDVHKWFDDFHVLKGITTSFEKGERAVICGPSGSGKSTFIRTLNRLEEHQRGTIIVDGVELSDDLRNINLIRQEVGMVFQQFNLFPHLTNLQNITLGPIRVRKMTKSEAEEIALSLLERVDIADQAYKYPSEISGGQQQRVAIARALAMEPKIMLFDEPTSALDPEMITEVLDVMRELARSGMTMLVVTHEMGFAREVADRILFFDEGAIVEDAAPADFFDNPQHERTKLFISQTLQH
- a CDS encoding amino acid ABC transporter substrate-binding protein, which produces MRKLLFRVSALVLTIALVVPLLAEGEEGILDRVKNRGRLICGVNKELPGFGFLGQNGEWKGFDVDYGRAIAAAVLGDPNKVEFRPLKAAERFPALQTGEIDVLIRNTTWTLTRDTDLGADFCPPTFYDGQGFMLRKELGITSLKELAGATVGVTSGSTTELNLADTTRALGIEVESIVFEETETLYQSYDQGRCDVVTSDKSQLISRRQSLKNPDDHIILDVTISKEPLGPVTVHGDNEWNDVVSWVVYATFSAEEHGITQANVNTFKPENTENPEIKRFLGLGEGGGMGEKLGLSKDWARHVIAAVGNYGEIFDRNLTPLGLPRGVNKPWTQGGLLYAMPFR
- a CDS encoding tetratricopeptide repeat protein, producing the protein MKKFIIAEICVVLALVVGFWLGRITGTDTSYENYYNNADKSWTAAQAIDNPPITLDEPDKSRLRKARAAYREVFDKYPDSLWADDAIYQLASRIPRTDEEAFALFRRLINNYPDSEWADDSMYAIAFASYQIAEQLKKTGTLESVDAYYDRALALYNQLTAIYPGSELSDQAEFNKAMCYYGKGELNLALAQFDALREPFSDSPLLYQILYVTGEIYIKKQDYESARVEFTNVVDSGDPDLAPLASFGIPQTYLAEGKYQEAIGGYQKVIDLYPEAKVGQDAYFYMGWAYERLGKYDEAIARLEEAIDLYPRNENAANSQIYIGQIAYANNDMASAIDAYQKVADNSTYDYDNRRQAQYWVGKIHEDGSDTDSAVDAYQKLITEFPEPHKEATHPSNNINENYIQNLRSAGL
- a CDS encoding aminotransferase class I/II-fold pyridoxal phosphate-dependent enzyme; protein product: MTSEKKLGKATQAIHAGEARAASTEKTGVPLIPPIYQNSTFRFATAAECAEAVRDEESGYIYTRWGNPTQEVLEQKLAVLEAGEAALATASGMGAVSTALLTALADGGHVVAMENLYSATFQILNEEFPRFGIETTFVDATDPAQIKHAIRADTKVIYLESPTNPLLKLVDLRASAEIAKAHGVTSIIDNTFATPCGQQPITFGIDVVVHSMTKYMSGSGAVIAGAIIGQKEFVVRAKEGALRNFGAVISPFNAWLTLHGLTTLPLRFARHSENATRVAAFLEAHPAVAWARHPGLPSHPQHELAKCQMDAFGGMITLELKGGRAAGEHFVDHLQLCSLAVSLGDVRTLICHSASTTHSEVPAEIRRRTGITDGLVRISIGLEDAEDIIADLGQALESCTP
- a CDS encoding amino acid ABC transporter permease, whose product is MRKAHHTVEEREFTQEMKPPAHTKSPARWLKDNLFNTWYNVLLSCLVLVVLFFVFKVLLTWAFTEAKWGVIPANLQLFSVGSYPREQIWRVWSVIYIFCVLVGLSAGIWGALTLRFALVLGGIWFIGALSPFELSTRGWFLGAVATTAVSLFLGRGRTNLRPWILGAWLLSFPLIMIVLRGFGENAVLTSNWGGLLLTLILAVVGIVVSFPLGVFLALCRQSDLPAIRWISTAYIEAVRGVPLITILFMGNILVPIFMPGLDINQVLRMMLGITFFSAAYMAENVRGGLQGIPRGQHEAAQAVGLNYVQTMLFIVLPQALRSVIPAIVGQFIALFKDTSLVAIIGLIDLLGVARSVIANPDWFGLQAEVYLFAAIIYFIFSYSMSYGSQEIETALGVGEH